From Nicotiana tabacum cultivar K326 chromosome 20, ASM71507v2, whole genome shotgun sequence, one genomic window encodes:
- the LOC107778185 gene encoding LIM domain-containing protein WLIM1-like: MAFAGTTQKCMACEKTVYLVDKLTADNRVYHKACFRCHHCKGTLKLSNYNSFEGVLYCRPHFDQLFKRTGSLDKSFEGTPKIVKPEKDEKPQAAKVSSMFVGTREKCFGCKNTVYPTEKVSVNGTPYHKSCFKCSHGGCTISPSNYIAHEGRLYCKHHHIQLIKEKGNLSQLEGDHDKDTVRTTQVKAES; encoded by the exons ATGGCATTTGcaggaacaacacaaaaatgtaTGGCATGTGAAAAGACAGTGTATCTAGTTGACAAATTAACTGCAGACAATAGAGTCTATCATAAAGCTTGTTTCAGATGCCATCACTGCAAGGGTACTCTCAAG CTTAGCAACTACAATTCCTTTGAGGGAGTTCTCTACTGCAGACCTCACTTTGATCAGCTCTTCAAAAGAACTGGAAGTCTGGACAAAAGCTTTGAAG GGACACCAAAAATTGTGAAGCCAGAGAAAGATGAG AAACCACAGGCAGCTAAAGTTTCAAGCATGTTTGTTGGAACAAGGGAGAAATGTTTTGGCTGCAAGAATACTGTCTATCCAACAGAAAAG GTATCAGTGAATGGAACACCATACCACAAAAGCTGCTTCAAATGTAGCCATGGTGGCTGTACAATTAGCCCATCCAACTATATTGCGCACGAGGGGCGCCTTTACTGCAAGCATCACCATATTCAACTAATCAAGGAGAAAGGAAACTTAAGCCAGCTCGAGGGTGATCATGACAAGGATACAGTTAGAACAACACAAGTCAAGGCAGAATCATGA